The Streptomonospora litoralis genome window below encodes:
- a CDS encoding GAF and ANTAR domain-containing protein yields MTGTTIDPEGTGGTEGAPADLPVQPAPGAESADEGALEVAKAFAEFARDLLAHDSVQSTLEEITALAVSEIDGCDFAGVSLVEKRRRISTHAATDPLVEQIDGIQYSTGEGPCIEAVWVREVFSVDSVEEETRWPRFTDQALRLGVGSMCSFQLFTHNDILGGLNLYSTQPRAFGVDAYEIGWILAAHAAVALANVRAHDNLQQAVRTRQRIGEATGILVERYKITDRQAFSLLAKASQNLNVKLITLAEELVHTGSFPAGDS; encoded by the coding sequence GTGACAGGCACGACGATCGATCCGGAGGGCACGGGGGGTACGGAGGGCGCGCCTGCGGACCTGCCGGTACAGCCCGCTCCGGGTGCCGAATCCGCCGACGAAGGGGCGCTGGAGGTCGCGAAGGCGTTCGCGGAGTTCGCGCGGGACCTCTTGGCGCACGACAGTGTGCAGTCCACCTTGGAGGAGATCACCGCCCTGGCGGTGAGCGAGATCGACGGCTGCGACTTCGCCGGGGTCTCCCTCGTGGAGAAGCGGCGCCGCATCTCCACCCACGCCGCGACAGATCCACTGGTGGAGCAGATCGACGGGATCCAGTACAGCACGGGCGAAGGCCCCTGCATCGAAGCCGTCTGGGTGCGCGAGGTGTTCTCCGTCGACTCCGTCGAGGAGGAGACGCGCTGGCCCCGGTTCACCGACCAGGCGCTCCGGCTGGGGGTCGGGAGCATGTGCTCGTTCCAGCTGTTCACCCACAACGACATCCTCGGCGGGCTGAACCTGTACTCGACGCAGCCGCGGGCCTTCGGTGTCGATGCCTACGAGATCGGCTGGATCCTCGCCGCACACGCGGCCGTCGCCCTGGCCAACGTGCGAGCGCACGACAACCTGCAGCAGGCCGTGCGCACCCGTCAGCGCATCGGCGAGGCGACCGGCATCCTGGTCGAGCGCTACAAGATCACCGACCGGCAGGCGTTTTCGCTGCTGGCCAAAGCCTCGCAGAACCTCAATGTGAAGCTGATCACGCTGGCCGAGGAGCTGGTGCACACCGGCAGTTTCCCCGCCGGCGACTCCTGA
- a CDS encoding lytic polysaccharide monooxygenase auxiliary activity family 9 protein, with amino-acid sequence MNLKKATFNTAAVAAATPLLFALLPAATASAHGYISSPPSRQAQCAAGTVECGQIKWEPQSVEGPKGLKSCHGGNGRFAELNDDSKDWEVTPVGSSVDFTWSLTAMHATATWNYYIGDDLVASFDGGGEQPPSTFTHNVNLSGYSGEQKILAVWNVADTANAFYSCVDVNVGAA; translated from the coding sequence ATGAACCTGAAGAAGGCCACCTTCAACACCGCGGCCGTCGCGGCCGCCACCCCTCTGCTGTTCGCGCTGCTGCCCGCCGCGACGGCCAGCGCGCACGGCTACATCTCCTCGCCGCCGAGCCGCCAGGCCCAGTGCGCGGCGGGCACCGTCGAATGCGGCCAGATCAAGTGGGAGCCGCAGAGCGTCGAGGGCCCCAAGGGGCTGAAGAGCTGCCACGGCGGCAACGGCCGCTTCGCCGAACTCAACGACGACAGCAAGGACTGGGAGGTCACCCCGGTCGGCAGCAGCGTCGACTTCACCTGGTCGCTGACCGCGATGCACGCCACCGCGACGTGGAACTACTACATCGGCGACGACCTGGTCGCCTCGTTCGACGGCGGGGGCGAGCAGCCGCCGTCCACGTTCACCCACAACGTCAACCTGAGCGGCTACAGCGGCGAGCAGAAGATCCTGGCCGTGTGGAACGTCGCCGACACCGCCAACGCGTTCTACTCCTGCGTCGACGTCAACGTCGGCGCCGCCTGA
- a CDS encoding L,D-transpeptidase family protein: MEAHKSGIRVHCMRIAACVALAAVTAGGWSAAAHAATTPSAAPPAAPAQSGEQPLLSRGDSGPEVREVERRLKELGYWLGPADGEFDVRTSQAVFALQKAAGIGRDGIVGPNTRAALAEGPRPAASSSSGEVIEVDLDRQLLLVVRDGEVRHILNTSTGSGATYTSEGQTKVAVTPTGEYGIFRRVDGWDDGPLGSLYRPVYFNGGIAVHGYSSVPPYPASHGCVRVSIPAMDWLWTNGHATNGTPIVVR, from the coding sequence ATGGAAGCACACAAGTCCGGCATCCGTGTTCATTGCATGAGGATCGCGGCCTGCGTCGCGCTTGCGGCCGTGACCGCTGGCGGCTGGAGCGCGGCGGCGCACGCGGCGACGACCCCCTCTGCGGCGCCTCCGGCCGCCCCGGCGCAGTCCGGTGAGCAACCGCTGCTGAGCCGGGGCGACTCCGGGCCGGAGGTGCGCGAGGTCGAGCGGCGCCTGAAAGAACTGGGCTACTGGCTCGGCCCGGCCGACGGCGAGTTCGACGTCCGCACCAGCCAGGCCGTCTTCGCCCTGCAGAAGGCGGCGGGTATCGGGCGCGACGGGATCGTGGGTCCCAACACCCGGGCGGCGCTGGCCGAGGGGCCGCGCCCCGCGGCGAGCAGTTCCTCGGGCGAGGTGATCGAGGTCGACTTGGACCGGCAGCTGCTGCTGGTGGTCCGCGACGGCGAAGTGCGCCACATCCTGAACACTTCGACCGGATCGGGGGCGACCTACACCTCCGAGGGGCAAACCAAGGTCGCCGTCACGCCCACCGGCGAGTACGGCATCTTCCGCCGTGTCGACGGCTGGGACGACGGCCCGCTGGGCTCCCTCTACCGGCCCGTCTACTTCAACGGCGGGATCGCCGTGCACGGCTACTCCTCGGTCCCGCCCTACCCGGCCTCCCACGGCTGCGTTCGGGTCAGCATCCCGGCCATGGACTGGCTGTGGACCAACGGCCACGCCACCAACGGCACCCCGATCGTGGTCCGCTGA
- a CDS encoding NAD(P)-dependent oxidoreductase — MNATEPSSMSSPAGQPRVAVLGTGIMGAPMARNIAAAGMPVRVWNRTAAKARPLAEDGCTVADSAADAVADADIVVTMLTDGDTVASLMAGLTPPRGAVWVQTTTVGAEAIEGLAARAAQLELEFVDAPVLGTRAPAEQGALTVLAAGPQGARERAAPVFDAIGARTVGMDAIGAASRLKLVANSWVLALTSATGEALALAEALGTDPRAFLDLVSGGPLDSGYLHAKAEVILGGDYTPSFSVTNAAKDARLVREAAEQAGVRADLAAASENRMLRAAQAGHGEEDMAAGYYASFPPR, encoded by the coding sequence ATGAACGCAACGGAGCCTTCATCCATGTCGTCCCCGGCCGGGCAGCCCCGGGTCGCCGTCCTGGGCACCGGGATCATGGGTGCGCCCATGGCCCGCAACATCGCCGCCGCCGGCATGCCCGTGCGGGTGTGGAACCGCACCGCTGCCAAGGCCCGGCCGCTGGCCGAGGACGGCTGCACCGTCGCCGACAGCGCAGCCGACGCGGTCGCCGACGCCGACATCGTCGTGACCATGCTCACCGACGGAGACACGGTGGCCTCGCTGATGGCCGGTCTCACGCCGCCCCGCGGCGCGGTCTGGGTGCAGACCACCACCGTGGGGGCCGAGGCCATCGAGGGCCTGGCCGCGCGGGCCGCCCAGTTGGAGTTGGAGTTCGTCGACGCCCCGGTACTGGGCACGCGTGCCCCTGCCGAACAGGGCGCACTCACGGTGCTGGCGGCGGGCCCGCAGGGGGCGCGTGAGCGCGCCGCACCCGTCTTCGACGCGATCGGCGCACGCACCGTGGGCATGGACGCGATCGGCGCGGCGAGCCGCCTCAAACTGGTCGCCAACAGCTGGGTACTGGCGCTGACCTCGGCAACCGGCGAGGCGCTCGCGCTCGCCGAAGCGCTGGGTACGGACCCCCGCGCCTTCCTGGACCTGGTCTCGGGCGGCCCGCTGGACAGCGGATACCTGCACGCCAAGGCGGAGGTCATTCTGGGCGGGGACTACACGCCCAGCTTCTCGGTGACCAACGCCGCCAAGGACGCCCGCCTGGTGCGCGAGGCCGCCGAGCAGGCGGGCGTGCGCGCGGACCTGGCGGCGGCGTCGGAGAACCGCATGCTGCGGGCGGCCCAGGCGGGCCACGGCGAGGAGGACATGGCCGCGGGGTACTACGCAAGCTTTCCGCCACGCTAG
- a CDS encoding bestrophin-like domain codes for MTVSLIVVFVVLALLLVTGIVVARKFGISTDDSEGPIGILIAPCVLSIYLIALAMGLVIGWENNRGAADSAVDEAGHATALYWNTAAFPDEEGARVRADVRDYVRLVVRDDWPSMREGRGLDASAAAALDRLRISVNQVPADDPASALENLQARQNVTDLVQSRVQRADSAADQIPRFIMLATAVSGLAVVVLPFGMGVRQSRARIFWSLVNLAFVAATLTALLFLDNPYSGVLATDSGAFQDALAGFDRIDAAIAGM; via the coding sequence ATGACAGTCAGCCTCATCGTGGTTTTCGTCGTCCTCGCCCTCCTTCTGGTCACCGGAATCGTCGTAGCACGCAAATTCGGCATATCCACCGACGACTCCGAAGGCCCCATCGGCATCCTCATCGCCCCCTGCGTGCTGTCCATCTACCTCATCGCGCTGGCGATGGGCCTGGTCATCGGCTGGGAGAACAACCGCGGCGCGGCCGACTCCGCCGTCGACGAAGCCGGCCACGCCACCGCCCTGTACTGGAACACCGCCGCGTTCCCCGACGAGGAGGGCGCGCGTGTGCGGGCCGACGTTCGCGACTACGTCCGCCTGGTCGTCCGCGACGACTGGCCGTCCATGCGCGAGGGGCGCGGGCTCGACGCGAGCGCGGCCGCGGCGCTCGACCGCCTGCGCATCAGCGTCAACCAGGTGCCCGCCGACGACCCGGCGTCCGCGCTGGAGAACCTGCAGGCCCGGCAGAACGTCACCGACCTGGTGCAGTCCCGCGTGCAGCGCGCCGATTCCGCGGCCGACCAGATCCCCCGGTTCATCATGCTCGCCACCGCCGTCAGCGGACTCGCCGTGGTGGTGCTGCCGTTCGGCATGGGGGTGCGCCAGTCACGCGCTCGGATCTTCTGGTCGCTGGTGAACCTGGCCTTCGTCGCGGCGACACTGACAGCCCTGCTCTTCCTGGACAACCCGTACTCGGGCGTCCTGGCCACCGATTCCGGGGCCTTCCAGGACGCCCTGGCGGGCTTCGACCGGATCGACGCCGCCATCGCCGGCATGTAG
- a CDS encoding sensor histidine kinase — MAEAPGMTHQACVYGSDAEFLETALPFLRRGVERGEPVLAATSAANIAMLKRDLGRHAHGVDYVESVAFGRRPPERLIAIDQYWRKRARTGEGRIRILAEPVWSGRSEREIAAWTHMESSMTLLFGATNIWMVCPYDTRLVPPRIVADARRTHPELVLGRASRASRTFVEPSVFTADGAVSGSVPANLSGGRFTPADLPRLREDALAYAGRLSVPRSRALDLALAVNEVAANAVEHGGGTGSLWFWTEDDELICEIVDDAACGGVPPFAGCPPALDERGGGLWVVRQLCDRVHPRSVEGRSVVRLHLLVRG; from the coding sequence GTGGCTGAGGCACCGGGCATGACGCACCAGGCCTGCGTCTACGGCTCCGACGCCGAGTTCCTGGAGACGGCGCTGCCCTTTCTCCGGCGCGGTGTGGAACGCGGCGAACCCGTGCTCGCCGCCACCAGCGCAGCCAACATCGCGATGCTGAAACGGGACCTCGGTCGGCACGCGCACGGCGTCGACTACGTGGAGTCGGTGGCCTTCGGCCGCCGTCCGCCCGAGCGGCTCATCGCCATCGACCAGTACTGGCGCAAGCGCGCCCGTACCGGCGAGGGACGGATCCGGATCCTGGCCGAGCCGGTGTGGTCGGGCCGCTCGGAGCGCGAGATCGCCGCCTGGACCCATATGGAGTCGAGCATGACCCTGCTCTTCGGCGCCACCAACATCTGGATGGTCTGCCCCTACGACACGCGGCTGGTACCGCCCCGCATCGTCGCCGACGCACGGCGCACGCACCCCGAACTGGTCCTGGGCCGCGCATCCCGGGCCAGCCGCACGTTCGTCGAGCCCTCGGTGTTCACCGCCGACGGCGCCGTCTCCGGCTCGGTCCCCGCCAACCTCTCCGGCGGCCGCTTCACCCCCGCCGACCTCCCGCGCCTGCGCGAAGACGCGCTGGCCTACGCCGGCCGGCTCTCCGTCCCCCGCTCCCGCGCGCTCGACCTCGCCCTCGCCGTCAACGAAGTGGCGGCCAACGCGGTTGAGCACGGCGGCGGCACCGGCAGCCTGTGGTTCTGGACCGAGGACGACGAGCTGATCTGCGAGATCGTCGACGACGCCGCCTGCGGAGGCGTGCCCCCGTTCGCCGGATGCCCGCCGGCGCTCGACGAGCGCGGCGGCGGCCTGTGGGTGGTGCGCCAGTTGTGCGACCGCGTGCATCCGAGGTCCGTCGAGGGCCGCAGCGTGGTCCGGCTGCACCTGCTCGTCCGCGGCTGA
- a CDS encoding LacI family DNA-binding transcriptional regulator, producing MRISDVARHAGVSPSTVSYVLSGKRSISAATRERVLESIAVLGYQPHAGARALASNRSNVIALVIPLRPGIHVPVAMQFAVSVVTSARDREHDVLLLTQAEGEGGLRRVAGTSMVDGIIVMDVEVDDARIPALRALSHPSVLIGVPADTSGLTCIDLDFEAAGRACVAHLAALGHREVALIGQPPSVYERRTGFAERTVAGFEAEARERGVESAVVPCDAGQAAVTATVTELLRERPRLTGIVVHNEPVLPTLLEAVRGLGREVPADLSVVAIAPDDLATEVSPPLTSVSLPAEEVGGRAVSLLMDKLDAIDPPEVTLLPPRLVPRASAAARPALF from the coding sequence GTGCGCATATCCGACGTCGCCCGACACGCCGGGGTTTCGCCCAGCACCGTCTCCTATGTTCTCAGCGGCAAGCGGTCGATCTCCGCGGCCACCCGCGAGCGGGTGCTGGAGAGCATCGCTGTCCTCGGCTACCAGCCGCACGCCGGCGCCCGCGCCCTGGCGAGCAACCGCTCCAACGTCATCGCCCTGGTTATCCCGCTGCGCCCGGGCATCCACGTCCCCGTCGCCATGCAGTTCGCGGTATCGGTGGTCACCAGCGCCCGCGACCGCGAGCACGACGTCCTGCTACTCACCCAGGCCGAGGGCGAGGGCGGCCTGCGCCGCGTCGCCGGCACCTCGATGGTCGACGGCATCATCGTCATGGACGTCGAGGTGGACGACGCCCGCATCCCGGCACTGCGCGCCCTGTCGCATCCCTCGGTACTCATCGGCGTTCCGGCCGATACATCGGGCCTGACATGCATCGACCTGGACTTCGAGGCGGCCGGGCGGGCGTGCGTGGCGCACCTGGCCGCGCTCGGCCACCGCGAGGTCGCGCTGATCGGGCAGCCGCCCTCGGTCTACGAGCGGCGCACCGGCTTCGCCGAACGCACGGTCGCGGGCTTCGAAGCGGAGGCGCGCGAGCGCGGCGTCGAGTCAGCGGTGGTGCCCTGCGACGCCGGCCAGGCCGCGGTCACCGCCACCGTCACCGAACTCCTGCGCGAGCGCCCCCGGCTGACCGGCATCGTCGTGCACAACGAGCCGGTGCTGCCCACGCTGCTGGAGGCCGTGCGCGGGCTGGGGCGCGAGGTCCCCGCCGACCTGTCCGTCGTGGCCATCGCGCCCGACGACCTCGCCACCGAGGTCTCGCCGCCGCTCACGTCGGTCAGCCTGCCCGCCGAGGAGGTGGGCGGGCGCGCCGTCTCCCTGCTCATGGACAAGCTGGACGCCATCGACCCGCCGGAAGTGACACTCCTTCCGCCGCGTCTCGTGCCGCGGGCGAGCGCCGCCGCTCGACCCGCCCTGTTCTGA
- a CDS encoding sugar ABC transporter substrate-binding protein produces the protein MTSPTTRRAYILRGSSALVAAGLLTLTSACAGGGGSEEVTSLTAMDYNLAEPQNGTTKKMLQQCGEQAGVEINRNALPRDQLMPRLLQGASQQELPDLMLLDNPNLPQIAATGALLPLEEAGFDTEGYYDSVLKVGTHEDTLYGLAAGVNGLALFTDTAKLEEAGVEPPQTWDELRDAAKKLTQGDTNGFAFSAIGHEEGTWTFEPFLWSNGATLTELDSPEAVEALQLWSDMVEEGSVSQSVVNWSQADVNDQFLGGRAAMMINGSWQIPVLDEQDVDYEVVPLPVPEAGADPATPMGGEVWAIARNGEEREQKAVEVLQCLLNEPNMREWAELNAYVPAKEGLAQQVAEENPQMAPFVESVPTARSRTAKLGEQYPDVSSAIADAIQQALAGSGSAEEALSQAQQAVPES, from the coding sequence ATGACATCGCCCACCACCCGCCGCGCGTACATCCTGCGCGGTTCCTCCGCCCTCGTCGCCGCCGGCCTGCTCACCCTGACCTCCGCCTGCGCAGGCGGAGGCGGGAGCGAGGAGGTCACCTCGCTCACGGCCATGGACTACAACCTCGCCGAACCGCAGAACGGCACCACCAAGAAGATGCTCCAGCAGTGCGGCGAGCAGGCCGGCGTGGAGATCAACCGCAACGCGCTGCCGCGCGACCAGCTGATGCCGCGCCTGCTGCAGGGCGCCTCCCAGCAGGAGCTGCCCGACCTGATGCTGCTCGACAACCCCAACCTGCCGCAGATCGCGGCCACCGGCGCGCTGCTCCCGCTGGAGGAGGCCGGGTTCGACACCGAGGGCTACTACGACAGTGTCCTGAAAGTCGGCACCCACGAGGACACCCTGTACGGCCTCGCAGCGGGCGTGAACGGCCTGGCCCTGTTCACCGACACCGCCAAGCTGGAGGAGGCCGGCGTGGAGCCGCCCCAGACGTGGGACGAACTGCGTGACGCCGCGAAGAAGCTGACGCAGGGCGACACCAACGGCTTCGCCTTCTCCGCCATCGGCCACGAGGAGGGCACCTGGACCTTCGAACCGTTCCTGTGGAGCAACGGCGCCACGCTCACCGAACTGGACTCCCCCGAGGCCGTCGAGGCGCTGCAGCTGTGGTCGGACATGGTCGAGGAGGGCTCGGTCTCGCAGTCGGTCGTCAACTGGTCGCAGGCCGACGTCAACGACCAGTTCCTCGGCGGGCGCGCCGCCATGATGATCAACGGCTCCTGGCAGATCCCGGTGCTCGACGAGCAGGACGTGGACTACGAGGTCGTGCCGCTGCCGGTGCCCGAGGCGGGCGCCGACCCGGCCACCCCCATGGGCGGCGAGGTCTGGGCGATCGCCCGCAACGGCGAGGAGCGCGAGCAGAAGGCGGTCGAGGTGCTGCAGTGCCTGCTCAACGAGCCGAACATGCGCGAGTGGGCCGAGCTGAACGCCTATGTGCCCGCCAAGGAGGGCCTTGCGCAGCAGGTCGCCGAGGAGAACCCGCAGATGGCGCCGTTCGTGGAGTCGGTGCCCACCGCGCGGTCGCGCACCGCGAAGCTGGGTGAGCAGTACCCCGACGTCTCCAGCGCCATCGCCGACGCGATTCAGCAGGCCCTCGCCGGATCGGGATCGGCCGAGGAGGCGCTGAGCCAGGCCCAGCAGGCCGTTCCGGAGTCCTGA
- a CDS encoding carbohydrate ABC transporter permease, whose product MLARIGFLAPILVFLAAFFGYPLVANFTMALREYTAASFYTGEAPFVGFANYATVLGDPVFGTALFNTAVFTVASLAFQFGIGLALAVFFQRHFPLNGVLRSMLLIPWLLPLVVSGTVWRWIFDQEYGVLNQTLLGLGLIDAGIPWLSSTAMALPSVTVANIWVGIPFNMVILYGGLQSIPAHLYEAASLDGAGPWQRFRHVTWPLLRPVSAVVLMLGLVYTLKVFDVIMVLTQGGPANATQTLTTWSYSLSFQELDFGLGAAVGNLLIVIALVFALFYLRGLRSSAGAPTRERR is encoded by the coding sequence ATGCTCGCCCGCATCGGCTTCCTGGCACCCATCCTCGTCTTCCTGGCCGCCTTCTTCGGCTACCCGCTGGTCGCCAACTTCACGATGGCCTTGCGGGAGTACACCGCCGCGTCGTTCTACACCGGCGAAGCGCCCTTCGTGGGGTTCGCGAACTACGCGACGGTGCTGGGCGACCCGGTCTTCGGCACGGCGCTGTTCAACACCGCGGTGTTCACGGTGGCCTCGCTGGCGTTCCAGTTCGGGATCGGGTTGGCGCTGGCGGTCTTCTTCCAGCGCCACTTCCCGCTGAACGGCGTGCTGCGCTCGATGCTGCTGATCCCGTGGCTGCTGCCGCTGGTCGTCTCCGGCACGGTGTGGCGGTGGATCTTCGACCAGGAGTACGGGGTCCTCAACCAGACGCTTCTGGGGTTGGGGCTGATCGACGCCGGCATTCCGTGGCTGTCGAGCACGGCGATGGCGCTGCCCTCGGTCACCGTGGCCAACATCTGGGTCGGGATCCCGTTCAACATGGTCATCCTCTACGGCGGCCTGCAGAGTATCCCGGCCCACCTGTACGAAGCCGCGTCGCTGGACGGCGCCGGACCCTGGCAGCGGTTCCGGCACGTCACCTGGCCGCTGCTGCGCCCGGTGAGCGCGGTGGTGCTGATGCTCGGGCTCGTCTACACGCTAAAGGTCTTCGACGTGATCATGGTCCTCACCCAGGGCGGCCCGGCCAACGCCACCCAGACCCTGACGACCTGGTCCTACTCGCTGTCCTTCCAGGAGTTGGACTTCGGCCTCGGCGCGGCCGTGGGCAACCTGCTGATCGTCATCGCGCTCGTGTTCGCGCTGTTCTACCTGCGCGGGCTGCGCAGCTCGGCGGGCGCACCCACGCGAGAGAGGAGGTAG
- a CDS encoding carbohydrate ABC transporter permease — translation MAVHRRVRTAFTTVAALAIVGVLLFPLYWMVNASFQPATGLLQTPPRWFPVGGTLDGYRQALQSQGLPLLNSIVIAAGTVALTLALSVPASYALSRFRMRGAGALLFALLLVQMVPGIVMANALYAVMNQTGLLSTHLALILADSTVAVPFAVLILRAFMVTIPTELSEAAMVDGAGHARVLWSVVLPVSRNAMITAALFAFLFAWADFLFAVTLNTDDSVMPVTVGIYRFIGAHTADWNGVMATGVIASIPAAILLVVAQRYVAAGVTGGALKD, via the coding sequence GTGGCCGTGCACCGAAGGGTCCGCACCGCCTTCACGACCGTGGCGGCCCTGGCCATCGTGGGCGTGCTGCTGTTCCCGCTGTACTGGATGGTCAACGCCTCTTTCCAGCCGGCCACCGGCCTGCTGCAGACTCCGCCCCGCTGGTTTCCCGTCGGCGGCACCCTCGACGGCTACCGCCAGGCGCTGCAGAGCCAGGGACTCCCGCTGCTGAACAGCATCGTCATCGCAGCGGGCACGGTCGCGCTGACACTGGCGCTGTCGGTACCGGCGTCCTACGCGCTCAGCCGGTTCCGCATGCGCGGCGCGGGCGCGCTGCTGTTCGCGCTGCTGCTGGTGCAGATGGTGCCGGGCATCGTGATGGCCAACGCGCTGTACGCGGTGATGAACCAGACCGGGCTGCTCAGCACCCACCTGGCGCTGATCCTGGCCGATTCCACCGTGGCCGTGCCGTTCGCAGTGCTGATCCTGCGGGCGTTCATGGTCACCATCCCCACCGAGCTGAGCGAGGCGGCCATGGTCGACGGCGCCGGGCACGCGCGGGTGCTGTGGTCGGTGGTGCTGCCGGTGAGCCGCAACGCCATGATCACCGCGGCGCTCTTCGCGTTCCTGTTCGCCTGGGCGGACTTCCTGTTCGCGGTGACGCTGAACACCGACGACTCGGTCATGCCGGTAACCGTCGGCATCTACCGGTTCATCGGGGCCCATACCGCCGACTGGAACGGCGTCATGGCCACGGGGGTGATCGCCTCGATCCCCGCCGCGATCCTGCTCGTCGTCGCCCAGCGCTACGTCGCCGCCGGAGTCACCGGCGGCGCGCTCAAGGACTGA
- a CDS encoding glycoside hydrolase family 31 protein, whose translation MLHEIDGGIEWHGGHQVVRVEPWGADSVRVRAGLYRLHSDIPGALYERPGTEAKVRIDHDSAHLVNGEMTAEVTDEGMLRFVRTGTGEELLAEQRAHFWWPGPRAYTSTGNGYYRIEQRFGAYDGERVFGLGQHTHGMFDQKGAVVDLVQRNAEVSIPFLFSSRGYGLLWNSPAVGRVELAGNGTRWVSDSARQIDYWVTTGADPAAIMANYAGATGHAPMLPEWASGFWQCKLRYKTQHELMEVAREHKRRGLPLSVIVADFFHWTHLGEWRFDRAEWPDPDGMVRELREMGTELMVSVWPSVSPLSENFAEMLRRGFLVATEQGPPVHADWADKGVDGKVQVSFYDATNPDARAYLWDKVRRNYHDLGIRVWWLDACEPEIKPGHQHNLHYHAGPGDEVANIYPAEHARGFYEGMLAAGDSEVVTLCRSAWAGSQRYGAALWSGDIAATWDSLRTQIRAGLNVAMSGIPWWTTDIGGFHGGDQDSPEYRELLVRWFQYGVFCPLLRLHGFREPFVDDLHPQMSGGPNEVWSYGEEVYGRLRELLFLRERLRPYVMEQMRAAHERGMPPMRPLFADFPGDARAWEAEDAFMFGPDVLVAPVTEYGARERDVYLPEGARWQNPYTGEVHPGGTVVRLDAPLERAPVLLREGASVPVAAG comes from the coding sequence GTGCTGCACGAGATCGACGGCGGCATCGAATGGCACGGCGGCCACCAGGTCGTGCGCGTCGAACCATGGGGCGCCGACAGCGTCCGGGTGCGCGCCGGGCTGTACCGCCTGCACTCCGACATCCCCGGGGCGCTGTATGAGCGTCCCGGGACCGAGGCCAAGGTCCGCATCGACCACGACTCCGCCCACCTGGTCAACGGCGAGATGACGGCCGAGGTCACCGACGAGGGAATGCTGCGCTTCGTGCGCACGGGAACCGGTGAGGAGCTGCTGGCCGAGCAGCGCGCCCACTTCTGGTGGCCCGGCCCGCGCGCCTACACCTCCACCGGCAACGGCTACTACCGCATCGAGCAGCGGTTCGGCGCCTACGACGGCGAGCGGGTCTTCGGGCTGGGCCAGCACACCCACGGCATGTTCGACCAGAAGGGCGCCGTGGTCGACCTCGTGCAGCGCAACGCCGAGGTGTCCATCCCGTTCCTGTTCTCCTCGCGCGGCTACGGCCTGCTGTGGAACAGCCCGGCGGTGGGCCGCGTGGAGCTGGCCGGCAACGGCACCCGCTGGGTCTCCGACAGCGCCCGCCAGATCGACTACTGGGTCACCACCGGCGCCGACCCGGCCGCGATCATGGCCAACTACGCCGGCGCCACCGGGCACGCGCCGATGCTGCCGGAGTGGGCCTCGGGGTTCTGGCAGTGCAAGCTGCGCTACAAGACCCAGCACGAGCTGATGGAGGTGGCCCGCGAGCACAAGCGGCGCGGTCTGCCGCTGTCGGTCATCGTCGCCGACTTCTTCCACTGGACGCACCTGGGCGAGTGGCGGTTCGACCGCGCGGAGTGGCCCGACCCCGACGGCATGGTGCGCGAGCTGCGGGAGATGGGCACCGAGCTGATGGTGTCGGTGTGGCCCTCCGTCAGCCCGCTGTCGGAGAACTTCGCCGAGATGCTGCGGCGCGGCTTTCTGGTGGCCACCGAGCAGGGCCCGCCGGTGCACGCCGACTGGGCCGACAAGGGGGTCGACGGCAAGGTCCAGGTGTCCTTCTACGACGCCACCAACCCCGATGCCCGCGCCTACCTATGGGACAAGGTGCGCCGCAACTACCACGACCTGGGCATCCGGGTGTGGTGGTTGGACGCCTGCGAGCCGGAGATCAAGCCCGGGCACCAGCACAACCTGCACTACCACGCCGGCCCCGGCGACGAGGTCGCCAACATCTACCCGGCCGAGCACGCGCGCGGCTTCTACGAGGGCATGCTGGCGGCCGGGGACTCCGAGGTCGTCACGCTGTGCCGCTCGGCCTGGGCGGGCAGCCAGCGCTACGGCGCGGCGCTGTGGTCGGGCGACATCGCGGCGACATGGGACTCGCTGCGCACGCAGATCCGCGCGGGCCTGAACGTGGCGATGTCGGGGATTCCGTGGTGGACGACCGACATCGGCGGGTTCCACGGCGGCGACCAGGACTCGCCGGAGTACCGGGAGCTGCTGGTGCGGTGGTTCCAGTACGGCGTGTTCTGCCCGCTGCTGCGGCTGCACGGCTTCCGCGAACCCTTCGTCGACGACCTCCACCCGCAGATGTCGGGCGGGCCCAACGAGGTCTGGTCCTACGGCGAGGAGGTCTACGGGCGCTTGCGCGAACTGCTGTTCCTGCGGGAGCGGCTGCGCCCCTACGTCATGGAGCAGATGCGCGCCGCCCACGAGCGCGGGATGCCGCCGATGCGGCCGCTGTTCGCGGACTTCCCCGGCGACGCGCGCGCCTGGGAGGCCGAGGACGCGTTCATGTTCGGACCCGATGTGCTGGTGGCGCCGGTGACCGAGTACGGAGCACGCGAACGCGACGTCTACCTGCCCGAGGGCGCGCGCTGGCAGAACCCCTACACCGGCGAGGTGCACCCCGGCGGGACGGTGGTGCGGCTGGACGCGCCGCTGGAGCGCGCGCCGGTCCTGCTGCGTGAAGGCGCCTCGGTGCCCGTGGCCGCCGGCTGA